The following proteins come from a genomic window of Finegoldia magna ATCC 29328:
- a CDS encoding ParB/RepB/Spo0J family partition protein → MVRKKGLGRGLDALIPQNIIETTSSDSIVKIELSKIIRREDQPRTHFEKDKIRELANSIKEYGVISPIIVRKKDEKYEIIAGERRFLASLEAGLSEIPAIIKEMEDSEVAEVSLIENIQREDLNAVEEAVAYKNLMENYNLTQKELADKLSKSRSYIANTLRLLNLDELSLDHLKKGDITSSQARSLLAIDDMKKRKALLDKLLSKKTNVREIEKVSKETDPFLLDLQNRFLEKFSTKVRIKPRRKGGSIEIEYLSNEDLERIMEILEL, encoded by the coding sequence ATGGTTAGGAAAAAGGGATTAGGAAGAGGCTTAGACGCTTTAATACCACAAAATATTATAGAAACGACAAGTTCTGATTCGATCGTTAAAATCGAATTATCGAAAATAATTAGAAGAGAAGATCAACCAAGAACACATTTTGAAAAAGACAAGATACGTGAGCTAGCAAATTCTATCAAAGAATACGGCGTTATATCTCCGATTATCGTTAGAAAAAAGGACGAAAAGTACGAGATAATCGCTGGAGAAAGAAGATTTCTAGCGAGTTTAGAAGCTGGATTATCTGAAATTCCTGCAATTATAAAGGAAATGGAAGATAGTGAAGTGGCAGAAGTGTCACTTATCGAAAACATTCAACGTGAAGATTTGAATGCTGTTGAAGAGGCCGTAGCTTATAAAAACTTGATGGAAAACTACAACTTAACCCAAAAAGAATTGGCAGATAAATTGTCCAAATCAAGGTCATATATAGCAAATACATTGAGACTACTTAACTTGGATGAGTTGTCACTTGACCATCTGAAAAAAGGTGATATCACATCATCACAAGCAAGAAGTTTGCTTGCTATTGATGATATGAAAAAGAGAAAAGCGTTGTTGGACAAGCTATTATCCAAGAAGACAAATGTCAGAGAAATTGAAAAAGTGTCCAAAGAAACAGACCCGTTTTTGTTGGATTTGCAAAACAGGTTTTTGGAGAAATTCTCTACAAAGGTTAGAATTAAGCCAAGAAGAAAAGGCGGAAGTATAGAGATAGAATATCTATCTAATGAAGATTTAGAAAGGATTATGGAGATATTAGAGCTATGA